A DNA window from Acidimicrobiia bacterium contains the following coding sequences:
- a CDS encoding patatin-like phospholipase family protein, whose amino-acid sequence MPDEDHAVDLVFEGGGVKGIALAGALAVIEEQGYVVQRRAGASAGAIVAALHAAGYTGAELSELVPAIDFAAFRDRGWEDRIPLAGSAISILKDKGIYEGTAFREWLAGLLADRGVVTFDDLRTDEAGDATPLTAHRLQIIVSDLTERRLLVLPADARKLGIEPSDLEVATAVRMSMAIPLYFEPVEFDNPDTGATHVLVDGGMLSNFPVWLFDVPGAPRWPTFGLDLVEAEPERSVGERLPVPEKSLADAGIVEYLKALVSTMVEAQDRRYLEEHSFARTIPLPTLGVSTTDFGLSEDRAVALLRSGRTAAERFLERWDFDAYVATYRTGADISRTTRVDEAMGTA is encoded by the coding sequence ATGCCCGATGAGGACCACGCGGTCGACCTCGTGTTCGAGGGTGGTGGGGTCAAGGGAATAGCCCTCGCCGGCGCCCTGGCGGTCATCGAGGAGCAGGGCTACGTCGTTCAGCGGCGCGCGGGTGCCTCGGCCGGTGCGATCGTGGCGGCTCTCCACGCCGCCGGCTACACGGGAGCCGAGTTGAGTGAGCTCGTCCCGGCGATCGACTTCGCGGCCTTCCGCGACAGGGGCTGGGAGGACCGGATCCCGCTGGCCGGTTCGGCGATCAGCATCCTGAAGGACAAGGGGATCTACGAGGGCACGGCGTTCCGGGAGTGGCTCGCCGGTCTCCTGGCCGACCGTGGCGTGGTGACCTTCGACGACCTCCGTACCGACGAAGCGGGCGACGCCACTCCCCTCACGGCGCACCGGCTCCAGATCATCGTGTCGGATCTCACCGAGCGCCGCCTCCTGGTACTCCCGGCCGACGCGAGGAAGCTGGGTATCGAGCCCTCCGACCTGGAGGTCGCCACCGCTGTGCGGATGTCGATGGCGATCCCGCTCTACTTCGAGCCGGTGGAGTTCGACAACCCCGACACGGGCGCGACCCACGTTCTCGTCGACGGCGGGATGCTCTCGAACTTCCCGGTCTGGCTCTTCGACGTTCCGGGAGCCCCGCGCTGGCCGACGTTCGGGTTGGACCTCGTCGAGGCCGAGCCCGAGCGGTCGGTGGGAGAGCGGCTCCCGGTCCCGGAGAAGTCACTCGCCGACGCCGGCATCGTGGAGTACCTCAAGGCACTCGTGTCGACGATGGTCGAGGCCCAGGACCGTCGCTACCTCGAGGAGCACTCGTTCGCCCGCACGATCCCGCTGCCCACCCTCGGCGTCTCCACGACCGACTTCGGGTTGTCCGAAGACCGCGCGGTCGCTCTCCTCCGATCGGGCCGTACGGCCGCCGAGCGGTTCCTGGAACGCTGGGACTTCGACGCCTACGTCGCGACCTACCGGACCGGGGCCGACATCTCCCGGACGACCAGAGTCGACGAGGCCATGGGCACCGCCTGA
- a CDS encoding amidohydrolase produces the protein MTARERTGWLDDFLGAHTEELVTFRRQLHAHPELSGQEVETSAAVAARLEVAGLEPRLITNGVGVLCDIGSPGPGTPVVALRADLDALAMDDEKDVHYASQVPGVAHACGHDVHTTVVLGAGLALARYMGEHGVVGGVRLVFESAEETVPGGALDAIDAGALEGVSAVYGLHCDPKLDTGRLGTRVGPISSAADMVRVELSGPGGHTARPHETVDLVTVASRLALELPEEVRDRAARLGTVSLVFGALRTGAAANVIPTHAELLGSIRTPERQAWNALPEILKDALAAVEADLGVRVTVDYTRGVPPVVNDEEATRRLERSARTALGSGALVDAPQSAGGDDFSWYLEQVPGSYARLGVNDPGDGRDALDLHAGNFDVDEGAIGVGIRVLTAVALDTLADAAQT, from the coding sequence ATGACGGCCCGCGAGCGCACGGGGTGGCTCGACGACTTCCTCGGCGCGCACACCGAGGAACTGGTGACGTTCCGTCGGCAGCTCCACGCGCACCCGGAGCTGAGCGGCCAGGAGGTCGAGACGAGTGCGGCGGTCGCGGCCCGACTCGAGGTCGCCGGCCTGGAACCACGTCTGATCACCAACGGTGTCGGCGTGTTGTGCGACATCGGGTCACCCGGCCCGGGCACACCGGTCGTCGCTCTGCGCGCCGATCTCGATGCGCTCGCGATGGACGACGAGAAGGATGTGCACTACGCGTCGCAGGTCCCGGGAGTCGCCCACGCGTGCGGGCACGATGTCCACACAACGGTAGTTCTCGGTGCGGGGCTGGCTCTCGCCCGCTACATGGGGGAGCACGGTGTCGTCGGCGGTGTCCGGCTCGTCTTCGAGTCTGCCGAGGAGACCGTTCCCGGCGGCGCCCTCGACGCCATCGATGCCGGGGCTCTCGAGGGGGTGTCGGCGGTCTACGGCCTCCACTGCGACCCCAAGCTCGACACCGGTCGCCTCGGTACTCGGGTGGGCCCGATCTCGTCGGCGGCCGACATGGTGCGTGTGGAGCTCTCCGGACCGGGTGGCCACACGGCGCGTCCCCATGAGACCGTCGACCTGGTCACGGTGGCGTCCCGCCTCGCCCTCGAGCTCCCCGAGGAGGTCCGGGACCGCGCGGCCAGGCTGGGGACGGTGTCTCTCGTGTTCGGGGCACTGCGCACCGGTGCGGCGGCCAACGTCATCCCTACGCATGCCGAGTTGCTCGGGTCGATCCGCACGCCCGAGCGACAGGCGTGGAACGCTCTGCCGGAGATCCTGAAGGACGCGCTGGCTGCGGTCGAGGCCGATCTCGGTGTGCGCGTCACGGTCGACTACACGCGTGGTGTGCCACCGGTCGTGAATGACGAGGAGGCGACCCGACGCCTCGAGCGCTCCGCACGTACGGCCCTGGGGTCCGGTGCTCTTGTCGACGCACCCCAGAGCGCCGGTGGCGACGACTTCTCGTGGTATCTCGAACAGGTACCGGGCTCCTACGCCCGCCTGGGTGTGAACGACCCAGGAGACGGCCGGGATGCGCTCGACCTCCACGCCGGGAACTTCGATGTCGACGAGGGTGCCATCGGTGTCGGGATCCGCGTCCTCACGGCGGTCGCTCTCGACACCTTGGCGGATGCTGCGCAGACGTAG
- a CDS encoding glutamate--cysteine ligase gives MQIDFNQSERASLGVEMELTLVDRTTRALVSAASDILGELGEGHPGSDHPKAKHELFECTIEIITGICQTVADARADLEETLGEVRLAAGKRGLDVICSGSHPFSSWRNQTISPPPRYHELVEDMQWTASRLQIFGIHYHVGVRSAEKSISIANELTAWLPHFLALSASSPYWERHDTGLASSRVKVFEALPTAGLPPQIHSWEEFEEYVDTLVAAHAIKTIREVWWDVRPHPNFGTVELRICDATPTMHECATLGALAQCMVAWLDRLIDRGELPPVPREWVVRENKWLAARYGLDAEIIVDDQGTRRSIRGEIEELVELLTSVAAELGCGEELAGVRQIVDEGPSYERQRRLVAAGATLEDVVDRMVDELATDTVAVP, from the coding sequence GTGCAGATCGACTTCAACCAGTCCGAGCGGGCGAGTCTCGGTGTCGAGATGGAGCTGACCCTCGTGGACCGCACGACCCGCGCACTCGTCAGTGCGGCCTCCGACATCCTGGGGGAGCTCGGGGAGGGGCATCCCGGCAGCGATCACCCGAAGGCGAAGCACGAGCTCTTCGAGTGCACGATCGAGATCATCACGGGGATCTGCCAGACGGTTGCCGATGCCCGAGCCGATCTCGAGGAGACACTCGGCGAGGTCCGTCTCGCCGCGGGCAAACGCGGGCTCGACGTGATCTGCTCGGGAAGCCATCCGTTCTCGAGCTGGCGCAACCAGACCATCAGCCCCCCGCCGCGGTACCACGAGCTGGTCGAGGACATGCAGTGGACGGCGAGCCGGCTCCAGATCTTCGGGATCCACTACCACGTCGGGGTGCGCTCCGCAGAGAAGTCGATCTCGATCGCCAACGAGCTCACGGCGTGGCTCCCGCACTTCCTGGCTCTCTCGGCATCGAGCCCCTACTGGGAACGCCACGACACGGGGCTGGCGTCCTCCCGGGTGAAGGTCTTCGAGGCCCTGCCGACCGCGGGGCTGCCTCCCCAGATCCACAGCTGGGAGGAGTTCGAGGAGTACGTCGACACGCTCGTGGCCGCCCACGCCATCAAGACCATCCGTGAGGTGTGGTGGGACGTGCGCCCCCACCCCAACTTCGGCACCGTGGAGCTGCGGATCTGCGACGCCACGCCCACGATGCACGAGTGCGCCACGCTCGGCGCGCTCGCGCAGTGCATGGTGGCCTGGCTCGACCGGCTCATCGACCGCGGGGAGCTGCCGCCGGTTCCCCGGGAATGGGTCGTTCGCGAGAACAAGTGGCTGGCGGCACGCTACGGCCTCGATGCCGAGATCATCGTCGACGACCAGGGAACCCGCCGGTCGATCCGTGGGGAGATCGAGGAGCTCGTCGAGTTGTTGACCTCCGTCGCCGCTGAGTTGGGGTGTGGCGAGGAGCTCGCCGGGGTCCGACAGATCGTCGACGAGGGCCCCAGCTACGAACGCCAGCGCCGTCTCGTCGCTGCCGGAGCGACACTCGAGGACGTGGTCGACCGCATGGTCGACGAGCTCGCGACCGACACGGTGGCCGTGCCATGA
- the rpoD gene encoding RNA polymerase sigma factor RpoD, whose amino-acid sequence MTKAARSSDASAPDLRAVPSPDVDAEPDPDAPVDVESLIARVKDRGFVTTGEIFAALPDLEPETAELSAIFAVIKSRGIEVVDEIAEDLQREDEKRGSRPTPDESGVDDATGGATKAEAARSRRSPATRSRRAPTKTTKTTKKSTRSSSRSPSKKAKETSADPGDSGAVSTSASKSSTTKAGATGSSDPVRMYLKEIGKVPLLTAEQEVSLAKRIEAGVEAEEDLDQAGDDLDPQERAGIEAVVADGFLAKKQLTEANLRLVVSIAKRYVGRGMALLDLIQEGNLGLIRAVEKFDYTKGFKFSTYATWWIRQAITRAIADQARTIRIPVHMVETMNKVLRTQRSMLQELGREPTVAEVAAKVELTPDKVREIQRISQEPVSLETPVGEEDDSSLGDFVEDPTAIAPATAAARALLTQAIEEALEELNDRERQVVRLRFGLDDGQVRTLEEVGKEFGVTRERIRQIESKTLAKLRHPTRSQRLRDYLEES is encoded by the coding sequence GTGACGAAGGCGGCGCGCAGTAGCGACGCGTCCGCACCCGATCTCAGGGCGGTGCCGTCGCCCGACGTTGACGCTGAGCCGGACCCCGACGCGCCCGTCGACGTCGAGTCGCTCATTGCCCGCGTGAAGGACCGGGGGTTCGTCACCACGGGCGAGATCTTCGCCGCCCTGCCGGATCTGGAGCCCGAGACCGCCGAGCTCAGCGCCATCTTCGCGGTCATCAAGTCACGCGGCATCGAGGTCGTCGACGAGATCGCCGAGGATCTCCAGCGCGAGGACGAAAAGCGCGGGTCGCGGCCGACGCCCGACGAATCGGGTGTGGACGACGCGACCGGTGGCGCGACGAAGGCCGAGGCGGCCCGCAGTCGTCGGTCTCCCGCGACCCGCTCGCGCCGGGCGCCGACGAAGACGACGAAGACGACGAAGAAGTCGACGAGATCGTCGTCGAGGTCCCCCTCGAAGAAGGCGAAGGAGACATCGGCCGACCCCGGCGACAGCGGCGCGGTGTCGACATCGGCGTCGAAGTCCTCCACCACGAAGGCGGGGGCGACGGGGAGCAGCGATCCCGTCCGGATGTACCTCAAGGAGATCGGCAAGGTACCGCTGCTCACCGCGGAGCAGGAGGTGTCGCTCGCCAAGCGCATCGAGGCGGGGGTCGAGGCCGAGGAGGATCTGGACCAGGCGGGCGACGACCTCGACCCGCAGGAGCGGGCCGGGATCGAGGCGGTCGTCGCCGACGGCTTCCTCGCAAAGAAACAGCTCACCGAGGCCAACCTCCGCCTCGTCGTGTCGATCGCCAAGCGTTACGTCGGTCGGGGCATGGCTCTTCTCGACCTCATCCAGGAGGGCAACCTCGGTCTCATCCGTGCGGTCGAGAAGTTCGACTACACGAAGGGTTTCAAGTTCTCCACCTACGCGACGTGGTGGATACGCCAGGCGATCACCCGCGCCATCGCCGACCAGGCACGCACGATCCGGATCCCGGTGCACATGGTCGAGACGATGAACAAGGTGCTGCGAACCCAGCGGTCGATGCTCCAGGAGCTCGGCCGGGAGCCCACCGTCGCCGAGGTGGCCGCCAAGGTCGAGCTCACACCCGACAAGGTGCGTGAGATCCAGCGCATCTCACAGGAGCCCGTGTCACTCGAGACTCCTGTGGGGGAGGAGGACGACAGCTCCCTCGGCGACTTCGTGGAGGACCCCACGGCCATTGCCCCCGCGACCGCAGCGGCACGCGCTCTGCTCACGCAGGCCATCGAGGAGGCGCTCGAGGAGCTCAACGACCGCGAACGCCAGGTCGTGCGGCTGCGCTTCGGTCTCGACGACGGTCAGGTGCGCACGCTCGAAGAGGTCGGCAAGGAGTTCGGCGTCACCCGGGAGCGGATCCGCCAGATCGAATCGAAGACCCTGGCGAAGCTACGTCACCCGACGCGTTCGCAGCGCCTGCGCGACTACCTCGAGGAGTCCTAG
- the dnaG gene encoding DNA primase — MGILDEDVARVKEQTDLVALIGEHVALKRSGQRFSGLCPFHAEKTPSFSVNPELGFYFCFGCQVSGDAITFVREVEHLDFAEAVERLAARAGITLRYDDKRVSEDRKRKSRLVECVEEAVAFCHELLLTDPSAGAARKVLRSRGFDGDVARRFRLGYAPDGWDTLARHLGGKGFSRRDITDAGLAFVNRANRLQDHLRGRLLFPIFDREGHAVGFGGRALGDDGPKYKNTGETPIYHKSSLLYGLNWAKADIVSRDQVVLCEGYTDVIAFHLSGVTQAVATCGTALTDDHFRILKNLSRTIVLAYDADAAGQAAAEKCYRWEQEFEMQFSVASLPAGRDPADVWQDDSDALPAVLDDAVPLLQFRLDRRLGEADTSSLEGRARSAEHVAELIAEHPSDLVRDQYAVKLSERLDIDADRLRATVEEARRRPRRTDRGDRRAHRSPARGAQHDPGGEEPPPDEHDAGPPGDDRPPRAPGPDRVEPDRVEMEALRWAVHDPATVADLLSAEVFRTGAARDVLAALASATTFDEAVAGAEAPTAALLRRLAVEEPWMPDVVEEDSDVDRSRDEPADATSPIAELRAVARRHAPDLVDVSSSPRSLAVEVVSQLVEDRSVRLLTILARDDPDRAMQLRGVVEDLREARRRDDSDGRETATLRLVAWVREGASMMGDS; from the coding sequence GTGGGGATCCTCGACGAGGACGTGGCGCGGGTCAAGGAGCAGACCGACCTCGTCGCGCTCATCGGCGAGCACGTCGCTCTGAAGCGCAGCGGGCAGCGCTTCTCGGGCCTGTGCCCCTTCCACGCCGAGAAGACCCCGTCGTTCTCGGTCAACCCCGAGCTCGGGTTCTATTTCTGTTTCGGCTGCCAGGTGAGTGGTGACGCCATCACGTTCGTGCGGGAGGTGGAGCACCTCGACTTCGCAGAAGCCGTGGAGCGCCTCGCCGCGCGCGCCGGCATCACGCTGCGCTACGACGACAAGCGGGTGTCGGAGGACCGCAAGCGCAAGAGCCGCCTCGTGGAGTGTGTCGAGGAAGCCGTGGCGTTCTGCCACGAGCTGCTGTTGACCGACCCGTCGGCGGGAGCGGCCCGCAAGGTGCTCCGAAGCCGCGGGTTCGACGGCGACGTGGCGCGCCGTTTCCGGCTCGGCTACGCCCCCGACGGCTGGGACACGCTCGCCCGGCACCTCGGCGGGAAGGGCTTCTCGCGACGCGACATCACCGACGCCGGTCTCGCCTTCGTCAACAGGGCGAACCGGCTCCAGGACCACCTCCGCGGACGTTTGCTCTTCCCGATCTTCGACCGCGAGGGTCACGCTGTCGGTTTCGGGGGCCGTGCCCTCGGCGACGACGGCCCCAAGTACAAGAACACGGGCGAGACGCCCATCTACCACAAGAGCAGCCTTCTCTACGGCCTCAACTGGGCGAAGGCCGACATCGTGAGCCGCGACCAGGTCGTGCTCTGCGAGGGCTACACCGACGTGATCGCCTTCCACCTCTCGGGAGTCACCCAGGCCGTCGCCACGTGCGGTACGGCACTCACCGACGACCACTTCAGGATCCTGAAGAACCTGTCGCGCACCATCGTGCTGGCCTACGACGCCGACGCCGCCGGCCAGGCCGCCGCGGAGAAGTGCTACCGCTGGGAGCAGGAGTTCGAGATGCAGTTCTCGGTGGCGTCGCTCCCAGCGGGGCGCGACCCGGCGGACGTCTGGCAGGACGACAGCGACGCGTTGCCCGCGGTTCTCGACGACGCAGTTCCGCTCCTCCAGTTCCGTCTCGACCGTCGGCTCGGCGAGGCCGACACGTCGTCGCTCGAAGGCCGTGCACGATCTGCCGAGCACGTGGCCGAGCTCATCGCCGAACACCCGAGCGACCTCGTGCGCGACCAGTACGCCGTGAAGCTGTCGGAACGACTCGACATCGACGCCGACAGGCTCCGCGCCACCGTCGAGGAGGCCCGCCGCCGGCCGCGGCGGACCGACCGTGGCGACCGACGCGCACATCGATCGCCGGCACGTGGGGCACAGCACGACCCCGGCGGCGAGGAGCCACCCCCCGACGAGCACGACGCCGGGCCTCCCGGAGACGACAGGCCACCACGCGCCCCGGGCCCCGACCGTGTGGAGCCTGACCGTGTGGAGATGGAGGCCCTCCGGTGGGCCGTGCACGATCCGGCGACGGTGGCCGACCTCCTGAGCGCAGAGGTCTTCCGTACCGGGGCGGCCCGCGACGTCCTCGCTGCGCTGGCGTCGGCCACCACGTTCGATGAAGCCGTCGCGGGGGCCGAGGCACCCACCGCCGCACTGCTCAGGAGACTGGCGGTCGAAGAACCGTGGATGCCCGACGTCGTCGAGGAGGACAGCGACGTCGACCGGTCCAGAGACGAGCCGGCCGACGCTACCTCACCCATCGCCGAGCTCCGGGCCGTGGCCCGTCGCCACGCCCCCGACCTCGTCGACGTCTCGAGCTCACCGCGGTCGCTCGCCGTCGAGGTCGTCTCGCAGCTCGTCGAGGATCGTTCGGTCAGGCTCCTGACGATCCTCGCACGCGACGATCCCGACCGCGCGATGCAACTCCGCGGCGTGGTCGAGGATCTTCGGGAGGCGCGACGCCGCGACGACAGCGACGGGCGCGAGACCGCGACGCTTCGGTTGGTAGCCTGGGTGCGCGAGGGTGCATCCATGATGGGGGACTCGTGA
- a CDS encoding HD domain-containing protein, with protein MTDTRPLASAQATDGIATAHEGADGFVGASPVRREEREAVLDDALAPGATRPHGAGHRARAEEPDPYRTCFERDLDRVKHSRPWRRLAGKCQVFVAPEDDHLRTRMTHAIEVAQIAVGIARPIGLNVQLTEAIALAHDCGHGPGGHASEEAFSPYLPDGGYDHAVYGADVTLAPLNLCRETLDGVRNHSWRRPAPSTPEGEVVAWADRIAYVCHDFEDAVRAGILGPGDLPAAVADVVGRRRSEQLNAFVLGVLDAVSASAHVRMTAPPAAALQAFRDFNFQAIYLRPAARRQADRVIALLRGLVEHFADAPQRVPELSGASVARSGPGEAPTAGSQAATERAVHYVSGMTDRYALGLGVELLGWRPEDLPRGV; from the coding sequence ATGACCGACACCAGGCCACTCGCATCCGCACAGGCGACCGACGGGATCGCCACTGCGCACGAGGGTGCCGACGGTTTCGTCGGGGCGTCACCCGTCCGCCGGGAGGAGCGCGAGGCCGTTCTCGACGACGCGCTCGCTCCCGGCGCCACCCGACCCCACGGCGCCGGCCACAGGGCCCGTGCCGAGGAGCCCGACCCCTACCGCACCTGCTTCGAGCGCGACCTCGACAGGGTGAAGCACTCGCGTCCCTGGCGGCGACTGGCGGGCAAGTGCCAGGTGTTCGTGGCCCCCGAGGACGACCATCTCCGCACCCGGATGACACACGCCATCGAGGTGGCCCAGATCGCCGTCGGGATCGCCCGGCCCATCGGCCTCAACGTGCAGCTCACAGAGGCGATCGCCCTCGCCCACGACTGCGGTCACGGCCCCGGCGGGCACGCCAGCGAGGAGGCGTTCTCGCCGTATCTCCCCGACGGTGGCTACGACCACGCCGTCTACGGCGCCGACGTCACCCTGGCGCCGCTCAACCTCTGTCGCGAGACGCTCGACGGCGTGCGCAACCACTCGTGGCGGCGCCCGGCGCCGTCCACGCCCGAGGGGGAGGTGGTGGCGTGGGCCGACCGGATCGCCTACGTGTGCCACGACTTCGAGGATGCGGTGCGCGCCGGGATCCTCGGGCCCGGCGACCTTCCCGCCGCCGTGGCCGACGTCGTGGGCCGGCGGCGCTCCGAGCAGCTCAACGCCTTCGTGCTGGGCGTCCTCGACGCCGTGTCGGCCTCCGCTCACGTCCGCATGACCGCACCGCCGGCCGCGGCGCTGCAGGCGTTTCGCGACTTCAACTTCCAGGCGATCTACCTGCGGCCGGCCGCGCGGCGACAGGCCGACCGGGTGATCGCGCTGCTGCGCGGCCTCGTCGAGCATTTCGCCGACGCCCCGCAGCGGGTCCCCGAGCTCTCGGGAGCGTCGGTAGCTCGGTCCGGCCCGGGCGAAGCGCCCACCGCCGGATCGCAGGCGGCCACCGAACGGGCGGTCCACTACGTGAGCGGGATGACCGACCGTTACGCCCTCGGCCTCGGCGTCGAGCTCCTCGGCTGGCGTCCCGAGGATCTGCCGCGGGGCGTGTAG
- a CDS encoding CAP domain-containing protein → MEPSTISPSLSSRPRTGPARRLRRRRVGFLAVVVVLLLVATACSSFPKPSATSGPIHHRMSRQIFDEINYQRYLEGVGPLGWDANLGGLALDWSAYISSRGMQHRQLGGLLGVEPFASTFRGLGEIIVEAHAGTSARGVVAIWMSSPSHRAKILNPAYDKAGVGVDPYGGDVHAVVNFGDSR, encoded by the coding sequence ATGGAACCTTCCACGATTTCCCCCTCTCTTTCATCGCGCCCCCGCACCGGGCCGGCCCGTCGCCTTCGGCGCCGCAGGGTCGGCTTCCTGGCTGTGGTGGTCGTCCTCCTCCTGGTCGCGACGGCGTGCAGCTCGTTCCCGAAGCCGTCTGCGACGTCGGGTCCGATCCACCACCGGATGTCGCGCCAGATCTTCGACGAGATCAACTACCAGCGCTACCTCGAGGGCGTCGGCCCTCTCGGGTGGGACGCCAACCTGGGCGGCCTCGCCCTCGACTGGAGTGCCTACATCTCGAGCCGCGGTATGCAGCACCGCCAGCTCGGCGGCCTCCTCGGTGTCGAGCCGTTCGCCTCCACGTTCCGTGGTCTCGGCGAGATCATCGTCGAGGCCCACGCCGGCACATCGGCGCGAGGGGTCGTGGCGATCTGGATGAGCTCACCGAGCCACCGTGCGAAGATCCTCAACCCGGCCTACGACAAGGCGGGTGTGGGCGTCGATCCCTACGGCGGCGACGTCCATGCCGTCGTGAACTTCGGCGACAGCCGCTGA